One window of the Candidatus Bathyarchaeota archaeon genome contains the following:
- a CDS encoding Lrp/AsnC family transcriptional regulator, translating to MKIKNQAVVLDNLDWKILQVLQENARQTYTEIGRLLGVAHSTVYDRIRTMEKYDIIKKYTAVVDLENIGIKHVTAIMTVFTSPQESEKVAKKLSESKEVLEVSASLSENLSIIAKVVAEDQNRLHLFIAQSVAPLPGVLRIRTSIITRKYKDERFSIEKWKTESKH from the coding sequence ATGAAAATAAAAAATCAAGCGGTCGTCTTAGATAACTTGGACTGGAAGATTCTCCAGGTCCTTCAGGAAAATGCAAGGCAGACATACACTGAGATTGGTCGGCTTCTAGGTGTGGCGCACTCCACCGTCTACGATCGGATTCGAACGATGGAAAAGTATGACATCATCAAAAAATACACGGCTGTTGTAGACCTTGAGAACATTGGAATAAAACATGTTACTGCAATCATGACGGTATTTACAAGTCCACAGGAAAGTGAAAAGGTGGCAAAAAAGTTGTCGGAATCAAAAGAGGTTTTAGAGGTTTCAGCGTCTCTTTCCGAAAATTTGTCGATAATTGCAAAGGTGGTGGCAGAAGACCAGAATAGGCTTCACTTGTTCATCGCACAATCGGTTGCACCTCTTCCGGGAGTATTGAGGATTCGGACTTCAATTATTACAAGAAAATATAAAGATGAAAGGTTTTCAATCGAGAAGTGGAAGACGGAATCCAAACATTGA
- a CDS encoding DUF2099 family protein: MQGEHEILCCGTRVKICGKRIRVVSEPKILRCPLNETLYGFKSTNKDTVKKIVDIRKLEKNKNVNVTIFSVCNMCATEEAAKYIADADIVCASASKIIREHIGSKALMQIGVAIPIFVLTKKGKRIVLNYLSTFSEKTVVFRSNLPYLVVDREPTLKE, from the coding sequence ATGCAAGGTGAACATGAGATTTTATGTTGCGGCACACGTGTGAAGATTTGTGGCAAAAGAATTAGAGTAGTTAGCGAGCCGAAGATTCTTCGCTGTCCCCTGAATGAAACCTTGTACGGATTTAAGTCAACCAATAAAGACACGGTTAAGAAAATCGTGGACATTAGAAAACTTGAGAAAAACAAAAACGTGAATGTAACGATTTTCTCGGTGTGTAACATGTGCGCCACTGAAGAAGCCGCGAAGTACATTGCTGACGCTGATATCGTTTGTGCCAGCGCCTCGAAAATCATCAGAGAGCACATAGGTTCAAAAGCGCTGATGCAGATTGGAGTTGCTATACCTATTTTCGTGCTAACCAAAAAAGGGAAGAGAATTGTTCTAAACTATCTCTCAACATTCAGTGAGAAGACCGTTGTTTTTAGAAGCAATTTGCCTTATTTGGTTGTGGACAGGGAACCAACATTGAAAGAATGA
- a CDS encoding NDP-sugar synthase, whose protein sequence is MKAVILAGGHGTRLRPLTYTKPKPMLPLVGKPVL, encoded by the coding sequence ATGAAAGCGGTCATATTAGCCGGTGGGCATGGAACAAGACTGAGACCGCTCACTTATACCAAGCCTAAGCCAATGCTTCCCTTAGTTGGTAAGCCAGTTCTTTGA